A stretch of the Capsicum annuum cultivar UCD-10X-F1 chromosome 8, UCD10Xv1.1, whole genome shotgun sequence genome encodes the following:
- the LOC107839209 gene encoding protein DETOXIFICATION 34 isoform X4 has translation METLGESSVETPLYAGSSSMEAIELHSAPSTLLADYPPVQGFQDLKNLISMESGKLWTIAGPIAFNILCNYGINSFTSIFVGHIGDVELSAVAISLSVIANFSFGFLLGMGSALETLCGQAFGAGQIELLGVYLQRSWIILGASCFCIMPLYIFSTPILKLLGQRDDIAELAGKFSIQIIPQMFSLAINFPTQKFLQAQSNVTILAWVGFMALVMHVGVLFLFIRVFRWGVTGAAAAYDFSAWAIALAQVVYIVGWCKDSWRGLSWLALKELWPFVKLSVASAVMICLEIWYFMTIIVLTGHLEDPVLAVGSLSICMNLNGWEGMLFIGINAAISVRVSNELGSGHPRAAKYSVFVTVAESLIIGIFCMVLIILTKDHFALLFTSSEKMQKAVSKLAYLLAVTMLLNSVQPVISGVAVGGGWQALVAYINLGCYYAIGLPLGFLLGYKTKLGVQGIWMGMIFGTFLQTVILCVIVYKTNWNEEVEQASERMRKWSGISDELEIK, from the exons ATGGAAACACTGGGCGAGTCATCCGTGGAGACACCTTTATATGCCGGCTCCTCCTCCATGGAGGCAATTGAGCTACACTCGGCTCCATCTACCTTGCTGGCGGATTATCCACCAGTGCAAGGCTTTCAAGATTTGAAAAACTTGATTAGCATGGAATCTGGGAAGTTATGGACTATTGCAGGTCCCATAGCCTTTAATATTCTGTGTAATTATGGAATTAATTCTTTCACAAGTATATTTGTAGGACATATTGGTGATGTAGAGCTCTCCGCTGTTGCCATTTCTCTATCAGTTATAGCAAATTTTTCATTCGGATTCTTG TTAGGCATGGGTAGTGCACTTGAGACACTTTGTGGACAAGCATTTGGTGCAGGCCAAATAGAATTGTTAGGAGTTTACTTGCAGAGATCATGGATAATCCTTGGTGCTTCTTGCTTCTGCATAATGCCACTCTACATCTTCTCTACACCGATACTGAAGTTGTTAGGCCAAAGAGATGACATAGCAGAGTTAGCTGGAAAATTCTCGATACAAATAATACCTCAAATGTTCTCCCTCGCCATCAACTTCCCGACCCAAAAGTTCTTACAAGCACAAAGCAATGTCACTATTCTGGCTTGGGTCGGGTTTATGGCTTTGGTCATGCATGTCGGGGTGCTCTTTCTTTTCATCAGAGTCTTCCGATGGGGCGTTACTGGTGCTGCTGCAGCCTATGATTTTTCTGCTTGGGCCATTGCTCTTGCTCAAGTGGTTTATATTGTTGGCTGGTGCAAAGATAGTTGGAGAGGGTTGTCTTGGTTGGCCTTAAAGGAACTTTGGCCCTTCGTAAAGCTTTCTGTAGCATCAGCAGTGATGATTTGTCTGGAGATTTGGTATTTCATGACCATCATTGTTCTAACCGGACATCTTGAGGATCCGGTCCTTGCCGTTGGATCTCTTTCTATTTG TATGAACCTTAATGGATGGGAAGGCATGTTGTTCATTGGAATTAACGCAGCAATAAG CGTTCGCGTTTCCAACGAGCTTGGATCAGGCCACCCAAGGGCTGCAAAGTATTCGGTCTTTGTCACAGTTGCTGAATCTCTTATAATTGGCATATTTTGCATGGTACTAATCATATTAACAAAGGACCATTTTGCATTGCTGTTCACAAGCAGTGAGAAAATGCAAAAAGCAGTTTCTAAGTTGGCCTATCTTCTTGCTGTGACCATGCTGCTTAATAGTGTCCAGCCAGTTATATCAG GTGTTGCTGTTGGAGGAGGATGGCAAGCACTGGTGGCATACATAAACTTGGGTTGCTACTATGCCATTGGCCTCCCACTTGGATTCCTCTTAGGCTATAAAACAAAGTTGGGAGTCCAG GGAATATGGATGGGCATGATATTTGGAACTTTTCTGCAAACTGTAATTCTTTGTGTTATCGTATACAAAACCAATTGGAACGAAGAG GTGGAACAGGCATCAGAGAGAATGAGAAAATGGAGTGGGATATCTGATGAATTGGAAATTAAATAA
- the LOC107839209 gene encoding G-type lectin S-receptor-like serine/threonine-protein kinase SD2-2 isoform X3 translates to MILQKLLVLLVISISMSFGVSSEAEKSRMHNVKMTHVAEPFKESFSTGRKLGSLKKSIKLESLNKSKVVLRGKDTVQSENNTFEMGFFKTNDEEKWYFGIWFASIPTPTYVWVANRERPIKNPSLAALEITEDGKLVLKEDSRSIVWETTNLEKGSVVKLLDQGNLVLVTDEGSLVWQSFDFPTDTWLPGMNLTATKWLTSWKSTNDPSPGRYSLRLQPQSYGEIALFYNGTRPYWSTGNWSDNAFVGIPEMTVPYIYKFNFIAPFTPMASFGYSEVALENGMPPPLTRFMVDFNGQIKQFTWIQQAQSWSMFWSQPENVCRTYGLCGNLGFCNSMSLNPCKCLPGFSPLDGDSWDAGEFSGGCRRESNEVCSENDGFEEVGMVGYDGARVVSNTVSRSECEKECLGYCSCIGLYHNERTNLCTILYGTLLNLRNLSSDSTIEDKLYVRVKGGGNNQKKQIQSRLLVIEMIGGFVVILSVGIGTFLVFRRRRIRKKKQDEEDVFPIMNLKVFSSKELNAATKGFSEKLGHGGFGTVFLGELSDSSLVAVKRLERPGGGEKEFRAEVCTIGNIQHVNLVRLRGFCFENSHRLLVYEYMSKGPLSAYLRRDGQNLSWDVRFRIAAGTAKGIAYLHEGCRNCIIHCDIKPENILLDEDFSAKVSDFGLAKLLGRDFSRVLATMRGTWGYVAPEWISGLAITTKADVYSYGMTLLELISGRRNVETPPSARGEVGGTDDKWFFPPWAARQIVEGNIAAVMDERLCGTYNVAEAERVGLIAIWCIQDDESMRPSMGMVVKMLEGVVEVTTPPPPKLLQALVSGESFRRVGVDSSIGTSRDGGSSSVRHG, encoded by the exons ATGATTCTACAGAAACTTCTTGTTTTACTTGTCATTTCAATTTCTATGTCATTTGGGGTCAGTTCAGAAGCAGAAAAATCAAGAATGCATAATGTGAAAATGACCCATGTAGCTGAACCCTTTAAAGAGTCTTTTTCAACTGGAAGAAAGTTGGGATCTCTGAAAAAGAGCATAAAGTTGGAATCTTTGAACAAATCTAAAGTTGTGCTGAGGGGGAAGGACACTGTTCAGAGTGAAAACAACACATTTGAAATGGGGTTTTTCAAGACTAATGATGAAGAGAAATGGTATTTTGGGATTTGGTTTGCTTCAATCCCTACACCTACTTATGTTTGGGTTGCTAATCGTGAGAGGCCTATAAAGAATCCATCTTTAGCTGCTTTGGAGATTACTGAGGATGGGAAATTAGTGCTGAAGGAAGATTCAAGAAGTATTGTGTGGGAGACAACTAACTTGGAGAAAGGTAGTGTTGTGAAGCTATTGGACCAAGGGAATTTGGTTCTTGTTACTGATGAAGGGAGTTTGGTGTGGCAAAGTTTTGATTTTCCTACAGATACATGGCTTCCTGGGATGAACTTGACTGCTACAAAATGGCTGACATCTTGGAAAAGTACTAATGACCCATCACCTGGAAGGTACTCTTTAAGGCTGCAACCACAAAGCTATGGTGAGATAGCTCTTTTTTACAATGGTACTCGTCCATATTGGTCTACTGGGAATTGGAGTGATAATGCATTTGTTGGGATACCAGAAATGACTGTTCCTTACATTTATAAGTTCAATTTTATAGCACCTTTTACTCCTATGGCATCATTTGGATACTCAGAGGTGGCATTAGAGAATGGAATGCCACCTCCTTTGACTAGGTTCATGGTGGATTTCAATGGACAGATTAAACAATTTACTTGGATCCAACAGGCACAAAGTTGGAGCATGTTCTGGTCACAGCCAGAGAATGTGTGTAGAACTTACGGTTTGTGTGGGAATTTGGGGTTCTGTAATAGTATGTCATTGAATCCTTGCAAGTGCTTACCAGGGTTCAGCCCTTTGGATGGTGATTCATGGGATGCAGGGGAGTTTTCGGGCGGGTGTCGCCGCGAGAGTAATGAAGTTTGTAGTGAGAATGATGGATTTGAGGAGGTTGGAATGGTTGGATATGATGGGGCAAGGGTAGTTTCAAATACTGTAAGTAGAAGTGAATGTGAGAAAGAATGTTTAGGTtattgttcttgtattggttTGTATCACAATGAGAGGACTAATTTGTGCACGATTTTATATGGTACATTGCTcaatctcagaaatcttagttCTGACAGCACTATTGAGGATAAGCTATATGTAAGAGTTAAGGGAGGAGGGAATAATCAAAAGAAGCAGATACAAAGCAGATTACTTGTGATCGAAATGATCGGTGGATTTGTGGTAATTCTGTCAGTTGGAATTGGGACTTTCTTGGTATTTAGGAGGAGAAGAATAAGGAAGAAGAAACAAGATGAGGAAGATGTATTTCCTATAATGAATTTGAAGGTGTTTTCATCCAAAGAGCTTAATGCTGCAACGAAGGGATTCTCGGAGAAGCTTGGTCATGGTGGCTTTGGAACTGTGTTCCTAGGGGAACTATCGGATTCTTCACTCGTGGCTGTGAAGAGACTTGAAAGACCTGGTGGTGGTGAAAAGGAATTTCGAGCTGAGGTGTGCACAATAGGAAACATTCAGCATGTTAATTTAGTGAGGTTGAGGggattttgctttgaaaattctCATAGGCTTCTGGTTTATGAGTACATGTCAAAGGGTCCACTTAGCGCATATTTAAGGCGAGATGGTCAGAATCTAAGTTGGGATGTTAGATTCCGAATTGCTGCTGGGACAGCAAAAGGTATCGCTTATTTACACGAAGGGTGTCGCAATTGTATAATACACTGTGACATCAAACCAGAGAATATTCTGCTAGATGAGGATTTTTCAGCAAAGGTTTCTGATTTTGGACTTGCAAAGCTCCTTGGTAGGGACTTTAGTAGAGTGTTGGCAACCATGAGGGGTACCTGGGGCTATGTTGCACCCGAGTGGATCTCCGGATTGGCGATCACAACTAAAGCCGATGTATATAGCTATGGCATGACATTATTGGAACTGATAAGTGGTCGGCGCAATGTAGAGACACCCCCTTCAGCTAGAGGTGAAGTAGGTGGAACAGACGATAAATGGTTTTTCCCACCATGGGCAGCTCGCCAGATAGTCGAGGGAAACATTGCAGCAGTCATGGATGAAAGACTATGTGGAACATACAATGTCGCGGAGGCTGAGCGTGTGGGATTGATAGCGATTTGGTGCATTCAGGACGATGAATCAATGAGGCCTTCCATGGGAATGGTGGTGAAAATGTTGGAAGGAGTAGTCGAGGTGACAACGCCTCCACCTCCAAAGCTTCTCCAAGCATTAGTATCGGGCGAATCATTTCGCAGGGTAGGAGTTGATTCGAGTATCGGTACATCACGAGATGGAGGTTCCAGCTCAG TTAGGCATGGGTAG
- the LOC107839209 gene encoding G-type lectin S-receptor-like serine/threonine-protein kinase SD2-2 isoform X2 codes for MILQKLLVLLVISISMSFGVSSEAEKSRMHNVKMTHVAEPFKESFSTGRKLGSLKKSIKLESLNKSKVVLRGKDTVQSENNTFEMGFFKTNDEEKWYFGIWFASIPTPTYVWVANRERPIKNPSLAALEITEDGKLVLKEDSRSIVWETTNLEKGSVVKLLDQGNLVLVTDEGSLVWQSFDFPTDTWLPGMNLTATKWLTSWKSTNDPSPGRYSLRLQPQSYGEIALFYNGTRPYWSTGNWSDNAFVGIPEMTVPYIYKFNFIAPFTPMASFGYSEVALENGMPPPLTRFMVDFNGQIKQFTWIQQAQSWSMFWSQPENVCRTYGLCGNLGFCNSMSLNPCKCLPGFSPLDGDSWDAGEFSGGCRRESNEVCSENDGFEEVGMVGYDGARVVSNTVSRSECEKECLGYCSCIGLYHNERTNLCTILYGTLLNLRNLSSDSTIEDKLYVRVKGGGNNQKKQIQSRLLVIEMIGGFVVILSVGIGTFLVFRRRRIRKKKQDEEDVFPIMNLKVFSSKELNAATKGFSEKLGHGGFGTVFLGELSDSSLVAVKRLERPGGGEKEFRAEVCTIGNIQHVNLVRLRGFCFENSHRLLVYEYMSKGPLSAYLRRDGQNLSWDVRFRIAAGTAKGIAYLHEGCRNCIIHCDIKPENILLDEDFSAKVSDFGLAKLLGRDFSRVLATMRGTWGYVAPEWISGLAITTKADVYSYGMTLLELISGRRNVETPPSARGEVGGTDDKWFFPPWAARQIVEGNIAAVMDERLCGTYNVAEAERVGLIAIWCIQDDESMRPSMGMVVKMLEGVVEVTTPPPPKLLQALVSGESFRRVGVDSSIGTSRDGGSSSGYNPHSIYSKDSQASV; via the coding sequence ATGATTCTACAGAAACTTCTTGTTTTACTTGTCATTTCAATTTCTATGTCATTTGGGGTCAGTTCAGAAGCAGAAAAATCAAGAATGCATAATGTGAAAATGACCCATGTAGCTGAACCCTTTAAAGAGTCTTTTTCAACTGGAAGAAAGTTGGGATCTCTGAAAAAGAGCATAAAGTTGGAATCTTTGAACAAATCTAAAGTTGTGCTGAGGGGGAAGGACACTGTTCAGAGTGAAAACAACACATTTGAAATGGGGTTTTTCAAGACTAATGATGAAGAGAAATGGTATTTTGGGATTTGGTTTGCTTCAATCCCTACACCTACTTATGTTTGGGTTGCTAATCGTGAGAGGCCTATAAAGAATCCATCTTTAGCTGCTTTGGAGATTACTGAGGATGGGAAATTAGTGCTGAAGGAAGATTCAAGAAGTATTGTGTGGGAGACAACTAACTTGGAGAAAGGTAGTGTTGTGAAGCTATTGGACCAAGGGAATTTGGTTCTTGTTACTGATGAAGGGAGTTTGGTGTGGCAAAGTTTTGATTTTCCTACAGATACATGGCTTCCTGGGATGAACTTGACTGCTACAAAATGGCTGACATCTTGGAAAAGTACTAATGACCCATCACCTGGAAGGTACTCTTTAAGGCTGCAACCACAAAGCTATGGTGAGATAGCTCTTTTTTACAATGGTACTCGTCCATATTGGTCTACTGGGAATTGGAGTGATAATGCATTTGTTGGGATACCAGAAATGACTGTTCCTTACATTTATAAGTTCAATTTTATAGCACCTTTTACTCCTATGGCATCATTTGGATACTCAGAGGTGGCATTAGAGAATGGAATGCCACCTCCTTTGACTAGGTTCATGGTGGATTTCAATGGACAGATTAAACAATTTACTTGGATCCAACAGGCACAAAGTTGGAGCATGTTCTGGTCACAGCCAGAGAATGTGTGTAGAACTTACGGTTTGTGTGGGAATTTGGGGTTCTGTAATAGTATGTCATTGAATCCTTGCAAGTGCTTACCAGGGTTCAGCCCTTTGGATGGTGATTCATGGGATGCAGGGGAGTTTTCGGGCGGGTGTCGCCGCGAGAGTAATGAAGTTTGTAGTGAGAATGATGGATTTGAGGAGGTTGGAATGGTTGGATATGATGGGGCAAGGGTAGTTTCAAATACTGTAAGTAGAAGTGAATGTGAGAAAGAATGTTTAGGTtattgttcttgtattggttTGTATCACAATGAGAGGACTAATTTGTGCACGATTTTATATGGTACATTGCTcaatctcagaaatcttagttCTGACAGCACTATTGAGGATAAGCTATATGTAAGAGTTAAGGGAGGAGGGAATAATCAAAAGAAGCAGATACAAAGCAGATTACTTGTGATCGAAATGATCGGTGGATTTGTGGTAATTCTGTCAGTTGGAATTGGGACTTTCTTGGTATTTAGGAGGAGAAGAATAAGGAAGAAGAAACAAGATGAGGAAGATGTATTTCCTATAATGAATTTGAAGGTGTTTTCATCCAAAGAGCTTAATGCTGCAACGAAGGGATTCTCGGAGAAGCTTGGTCATGGTGGCTTTGGAACTGTGTTCCTAGGGGAACTATCGGATTCTTCACTCGTGGCTGTGAAGAGACTTGAAAGACCTGGTGGTGGTGAAAAGGAATTTCGAGCTGAGGTGTGCACAATAGGAAACATTCAGCATGTTAATTTAGTGAGGTTGAGGggattttgctttgaaaattctCATAGGCTTCTGGTTTATGAGTACATGTCAAAGGGTCCACTTAGCGCATATTTAAGGCGAGATGGTCAGAATCTAAGTTGGGATGTTAGATTCCGAATTGCTGCTGGGACAGCAAAAGGTATCGCTTATTTACACGAAGGGTGTCGCAATTGTATAATACACTGTGACATCAAACCAGAGAATATTCTGCTAGATGAGGATTTTTCAGCAAAGGTTTCTGATTTTGGACTTGCAAAGCTCCTTGGTAGGGACTTTAGTAGAGTGTTGGCAACCATGAGGGGTACCTGGGGCTATGTTGCACCCGAGTGGATCTCCGGATTGGCGATCACAACTAAAGCCGATGTATATAGCTATGGCATGACATTATTGGAACTGATAAGTGGTCGGCGCAATGTAGAGACACCCCCTTCAGCTAGAGGTGAAGTAGGTGGAACAGACGATAAATGGTTTTTCCCACCATGGGCAGCTCGCCAGATAGTCGAGGGAAACATTGCAGCAGTCATGGATGAAAGACTATGTGGAACATACAATGTCGCGGAGGCTGAGCGTGTGGGATTGATAGCGATTTGGTGCATTCAGGACGATGAATCAATGAGGCCTTCCATGGGAATGGTGGTGAAAATGTTGGAAGGAGTAGTCGAGGTGACAACGCCTCCACCTCCAAAGCTTCTCCAAGCATTAGTATCGGGCGAATCATTTCGCAGGGTAGGAGTTGATTCGAGTATCGGTACATCACGAGATGGAGGTTCCAGCTCAGGTTATAATCCACATTCAATATATTCAAAAGACTCTCAAGCTTCAGTTTAG
- the LOC107839209 gene encoding G-type lectin S-receptor-like serine/threonine-protein kinase SD2-2 isoform X1 produces MILQKLLVLLVISISMSFGVSSEAEKSRMHNVKMTHVAEPFKESFSTGRKLGSLKKSIKLESLNKSKVVLRGKDTVQSENNTFEMGFFKTNDEEKWYFGIWFASIPTPTYVWVANRERPIKNPSLAALEITEDGKLVLKEDSRSIVWETTNLEKGSVVKLLDQGNLVLVTDEGSLVWQSFDFPTDTWLPGMNLTATKWLTSWKSTNDPSPGRYSLRLQPQSYGEIALFYNGTRPYWSTGNWSDNAFVGIPEMTVPYIYKFNFIAPFTPMASFGYSEVALENGMPPPLTRFMVDFNGQIKQFTWIQQAQSWSMFWSQPENVCRTYGLCGNLGFCNSMSLNPCKCLPGFSPLDGDSWDAGEFSGGCRRESNEVCSENDGFEEVGMVGYDGARVVSNTVSRSECEKECLGYCSCIGLYHNERTNLCTILYGTLLNLRNLSSDSTIEDKLYVRVKGGGNNQKKQIQSRLLVIEMIGGFVVILSVGIGTFLVFRRRRIRKKKQDEEDVFPIMNLKVFSSKELNAATKGFSEKLGHGGFGTVFLGELSDSSLVAVKRLERPGGGEKEFRAEVCTIGNIQHVNLVRLRGFCFENSHRLLVYEYMSKGPLSAYLRRDGQNLSWDVRFRIAAGTAKGIAYLHEGCRNCIIHCDIKPENILLDEDFSAKVSDFGLAKLLGRDFSRVLATMRGTWGYVAPEWISGLAITTKADVYSYGMTLLELISGRRNVETPPSARGEVGGTDDKWFFPPWAARQIVEGNIAAVMDERLCGTYNVAEAERVGLIAIWCIQDDESMRPSMGMVVKMLEGVVEVTTPPPPKLLQALVSGESFRRVGVDSSIGTSRDGGSSSGMGSALETLCGQAFGAGQIELLGVYLQRSWIILGASCFCIMPLYIFSTPILKLLGQRDDIAELAGKFSIQIIPQMFSLAINFPTQKFLQAQSNVTILAWVGFMALVMHVGVLFLFIRVFRWGVTGAAAAYDFSAWAIALAQVVYIVGWCKDSWRGLSWLALKELWPFVKLSVASAVMICLEIWYFMTIIVLTGHLEDPVLAVGSLSICMNLNGWEGMLFIGINAAISVRVSNELGSGHPRAAKYSVFVTVAESLIIGIFCMVLIILTKDHFALLFTSSEKMQKAVSKLAYLLAVTMLLNSVQPVISGVAVGGGWQALVAYINLGCYYAIGLPLGFLLGYKTKLGVQGIWMGMIFGTFLQTVILCVIVYKTNWNEEVEQASERMRKWSGISDELEIK; encoded by the exons ATGATTCTACAGAAACTTCTTGTTTTACTTGTCATTTCAATTTCTATGTCATTTGGGGTCAGTTCAGAAGCAGAAAAATCAAGAATGCATAATGTGAAAATGACCCATGTAGCTGAACCCTTTAAAGAGTCTTTTTCAACTGGAAGAAAGTTGGGATCTCTGAAAAAGAGCATAAAGTTGGAATCTTTGAACAAATCTAAAGTTGTGCTGAGGGGGAAGGACACTGTTCAGAGTGAAAACAACACATTTGAAATGGGGTTTTTCAAGACTAATGATGAAGAGAAATGGTATTTTGGGATTTGGTTTGCTTCAATCCCTACACCTACTTATGTTTGGGTTGCTAATCGTGAGAGGCCTATAAAGAATCCATCTTTAGCTGCTTTGGAGATTACTGAGGATGGGAAATTAGTGCTGAAGGAAGATTCAAGAAGTATTGTGTGGGAGACAACTAACTTGGAGAAAGGTAGTGTTGTGAAGCTATTGGACCAAGGGAATTTGGTTCTTGTTACTGATGAAGGGAGTTTGGTGTGGCAAAGTTTTGATTTTCCTACAGATACATGGCTTCCTGGGATGAACTTGACTGCTACAAAATGGCTGACATCTTGGAAAAGTACTAATGACCCATCACCTGGAAGGTACTCTTTAAGGCTGCAACCACAAAGCTATGGTGAGATAGCTCTTTTTTACAATGGTACTCGTCCATATTGGTCTACTGGGAATTGGAGTGATAATGCATTTGTTGGGATACCAGAAATGACTGTTCCTTACATTTATAAGTTCAATTTTATAGCACCTTTTACTCCTATGGCATCATTTGGATACTCAGAGGTGGCATTAGAGAATGGAATGCCACCTCCTTTGACTAGGTTCATGGTGGATTTCAATGGACAGATTAAACAATTTACTTGGATCCAACAGGCACAAAGTTGGAGCATGTTCTGGTCACAGCCAGAGAATGTGTGTAGAACTTACGGTTTGTGTGGGAATTTGGGGTTCTGTAATAGTATGTCATTGAATCCTTGCAAGTGCTTACCAGGGTTCAGCCCTTTGGATGGTGATTCATGGGATGCAGGGGAGTTTTCGGGCGGGTGTCGCCGCGAGAGTAATGAAGTTTGTAGTGAGAATGATGGATTTGAGGAGGTTGGAATGGTTGGATATGATGGGGCAAGGGTAGTTTCAAATACTGTAAGTAGAAGTGAATGTGAGAAAGAATGTTTAGGTtattgttcttgtattggttTGTATCACAATGAGAGGACTAATTTGTGCACGATTTTATATGGTACATTGCTcaatctcagaaatcttagttCTGACAGCACTATTGAGGATAAGCTATATGTAAGAGTTAAGGGAGGAGGGAATAATCAAAAGAAGCAGATACAAAGCAGATTACTTGTGATCGAAATGATCGGTGGATTTGTGGTAATTCTGTCAGTTGGAATTGGGACTTTCTTGGTATTTAGGAGGAGAAGAATAAGGAAGAAGAAACAAGATGAGGAAGATGTATTTCCTATAATGAATTTGAAGGTGTTTTCATCCAAAGAGCTTAATGCTGCAACGAAGGGATTCTCGGAGAAGCTTGGTCATGGTGGCTTTGGAACTGTGTTCCTAGGGGAACTATCGGATTCTTCACTCGTGGCTGTGAAGAGACTTGAAAGACCTGGTGGTGGTGAAAAGGAATTTCGAGCTGAGGTGTGCACAATAGGAAACATTCAGCATGTTAATTTAGTGAGGTTGAGGggattttgctttgaaaattctCATAGGCTTCTGGTTTATGAGTACATGTCAAAGGGTCCACTTAGCGCATATTTAAGGCGAGATGGTCAGAATCTAAGTTGGGATGTTAGATTCCGAATTGCTGCTGGGACAGCAAAAGGTATCGCTTATTTACACGAAGGGTGTCGCAATTGTATAATACACTGTGACATCAAACCAGAGAATATTCTGCTAGATGAGGATTTTTCAGCAAAGGTTTCTGATTTTGGACTTGCAAAGCTCCTTGGTAGGGACTTTAGTAGAGTGTTGGCAACCATGAGGGGTACCTGGGGCTATGTTGCACCCGAGTGGATCTCCGGATTGGCGATCACAACTAAAGCCGATGTATATAGCTATGGCATGACATTATTGGAACTGATAAGTGGTCGGCGCAATGTAGAGACACCCCCTTCAGCTAGAGGTGAAGTAGGTGGAACAGACGATAAATGGTTTTTCCCACCATGGGCAGCTCGCCAGATAGTCGAGGGAAACATTGCAGCAGTCATGGATGAAAGACTATGTGGAACATACAATGTCGCGGAGGCTGAGCGTGTGGGATTGATAGCGATTTGGTGCATTCAGGACGATGAATCAATGAGGCCTTCCATGGGAATGGTGGTGAAAATGTTGGAAGGAGTAGTCGAGGTGACAACGCCTCCACCTCCAAAGCTTCTCCAAGCATTAGTATCGGGCGAATCATTTCGCAGGGTAGGAGTTGATTCGAGTATCGGTACATCACGAGATGGAGGTTCCAGCTCAG GCATGGGTAGTGCACTTGAGACACTTTGTGGACAAGCATTTGGTGCAGGCCAAATAGAATTGTTAGGAGTTTACTTGCAGAGATCATGGATAATCCTTGGTGCTTCTTGCTTCTGCATAATGCCACTCTACATCTTCTCTACACCGATACTGAAGTTGTTAGGCCAAAGAGATGACATAGCAGAGTTAGCTGGAAAATTCTCGATACAAATAATACCTCAAATGTTCTCCCTCGCCATCAACTTCCCGACCCAAAAGTTCTTACAAGCACAAAGCAATGTCACTATTCTGGCTTGGGTCGGGTTTATGGCTTTGGTCATGCATGTCGGGGTGCTCTTTCTTTTCATCAGAGTCTTCCGATGGGGCGTTACTGGTGCTGCTGCAGCCTATGATTTTTCTGCTTGGGCCATTGCTCTTGCTCAAGTGGTTTATATTGTTGGCTGGTGCAAAGATAGTTGGAGAGGGTTGTCTTGGTTGGCCTTAAAGGAACTTTGGCCCTTCGTAAAGCTTTCTGTAGCATCAGCAGTGATGATTTGTCTGGAGATTTGGTATTTCATGACCATCATTGTTCTAACCGGACATCTTGAGGATCCGGTCCTTGCCGTTGGATCTCTTTCTATTTG TATGAACCTTAATGGATGGGAAGGCATGTTGTTCATTGGAATTAACGCAGCAATAAG CGTTCGCGTTTCCAACGAGCTTGGATCAGGCCACCCAAGGGCTGCAAAGTATTCGGTCTTTGTCACAGTTGCTGAATCTCTTATAATTGGCATATTTTGCATGGTACTAATCATATTAACAAAGGACCATTTTGCATTGCTGTTCACAAGCAGTGAGAAAATGCAAAAAGCAGTTTCTAAGTTGGCCTATCTTCTTGCTGTGACCATGCTGCTTAATAGTGTCCAGCCAGTTATATCAG GTGTTGCTGTTGGAGGAGGATGGCAAGCACTGGTGGCATACATAAACTTGGGTTGCTACTATGCCATTGGCCTCCCACTTGGATTCCTCTTAGGCTATAAAACAAAGTTGGGAGTCCAG GGAATATGGATGGGCATGATATTTGGAACTTTTCTGCAAACTGTAATTCTTTGTGTTATCGTATACAAAACCAATTGGAACGAAGAG GTGGAACAGGCATCAGAGAGAATGAGAAAATGGAGTGGGATATCTGATGAATTGGAAATTAAATAA
- the LOC107839210 gene encoding probable E3 ubiquitin-protein ligase RHB1A translates to MGGCCCSSRKPPQLHGTPIFYYFPPASEEYESLTSDDSAATAFTSDLLDDLNLDRSTPDTYRAPPAPIPFEVVLGHPQSRGSQFTDETVLQHSYEITACKDIKLSDCKAETESLLASLKKTGIDLVKSTSPIIKSAEEEDVCPTCLEEYDADNPRIVAKCNHHFHLSCILEWMERSQTCPICDQEMIYEAL, encoded by the exons ATGGGTGGTTGCTGTTGCTCTTCAAGGAAGCCTCCCCAGCTTCATGGAACGCCAATATTTTACTAT TTTCCACCAGCTTCTGAAGAGTATGAGTCCCTGACATCTGATGATAGTGCTGCTACTGCATTTACCTCTGACCTTCTGGATGATTTGAACCTAGATAGATCAACACCAGACACTTACCGCGCCCCTCCTGCACCAATTCCATTTGAAGTAGTTTTGGGGCATCCACAGTCGAGAGGTTCCCAGTTCACAGATGAAACAGTACTTCAACATAGCTATGAGATAACTGCTTGTAAAGATATTAAGTTATCTGATTGCAAAGCTGAAACGGAGTCTCTTCTTGCCTCCCTAAAGAAAACCGGGATTGACCTAGTAAAATCTACTTCACCTATTATTAAATCAGCAGAAGAAGAGGATGTTTGTCCCACTTGTCTTGAAG AATATGATGCCGACAATCCAAGAATAGTCGCAAAATGTAACCACCATTTTCATCTTTCATGCATTCTTGAGTGGATGGAAAGAAGTCAAACATGCCCAATATGCGACCAG GAAATGATATATGAAGCTCTATGA